The Nitrospirales bacterium genome includes a window with the following:
- a CDS encoding diguanylate cyclase produces MNASDAEQKKLWQIFGQHDVSAVVCRDGPEALQYIQEEYFDFICVSVPLAQTSEKHLWSTLKTSEWNQRTPLFMLTSASSPPEASSNHDGLVRMYPTHEFAECCQDMTALIILIQEHRFFKGHILYVDGHTSAAMSMRESLQRMGLTVTQCASAQQAFQMFEQEEYDLVVIAIGDKGASRDCDLIQTIRSIKGPKSQRPILAICRTKKHEMVPEVLNKGANDYIGKLVVEEELQCRVRNLLLIKNLRDKVDAQERELRQLVMTDELTSLYSKPYLLNAGSQRTNEAHRHGYPLSLVVLSVDHFERLIDQFGQILGDLVLQEMATILKAFSREEDIVARTNDDEFAIAFPHCSELDALAKVDRLRQRVESANPGGVPVTASFGVASLPLTFPCDFEDLFSAADRAMTQAKSDGHNRVVSSELVPSDSGLLKVVLTQRMAS; encoded by the coding sequence ATGAACGCGTCGGACGCTGAGCAGAAGAAGTTGTGGCAGATCTTTGGACAGCATGATGTGTCGGCCGTAGTCTGTCGGGACGGGCCAGAAGCTCTACAGTATATTCAAGAAGAATATTTTGATTTCATTTGTGTATCCGTTCCATTGGCGCAGACGTCGGAAAAACATCTTTGGAGTACGTTGAAAACGTCAGAATGGAACCAACGCACCCCATTGTTCATGTTGACATCGGCTAGCTCCCCTCCTGAGGCATCCTCCAATCATGATGGATTGGTGAGGATGTATCCAACCCACGAGTTTGCTGAATGCTGTCAAGATATGACCGCACTCATTATCTTGATTCAAGAACATCGTTTTTTTAAAGGACATATTCTGTACGTCGATGGTCATACATCCGCTGCGATGTCGATGAGGGAATCGCTCCAGCGAATGGGGTTGACTGTCACGCAGTGTGCGTCTGCGCAACAAGCATTTCAGATGTTTGAGCAAGAAGAATATGATCTTGTCGTCATTGCGATCGGTGATAAGGGTGCATCCCGGGATTGTGATTTGATCCAAACGATCCGTTCGATCAAGGGGCCAAAGTCACAACGACCAATTTTGGCGATTTGTCGGACGAAGAAACACGAGATGGTTCCCGAGGTATTGAACAAGGGGGCCAATGATTATATCGGCAAATTGGTGGTCGAAGAAGAATTGCAATGTCGTGTCAGAAATCTCCTCCTCATCAAAAACCTTCGTGATAAGGTCGATGCGCAGGAGAGAGAACTCCGTCAACTCGTCATGACGGATGAGCTGACCTCTCTCTACAGCAAGCCCTACTTGCTCAATGCCGGCAGTCAGCGGACCAATGAAGCCCATCGTCATGGATACCCGTTGAGTCTGGTGGTGCTCAGCGTGGATCATTTCGAACGCTTGATTGATCAGTTCGGGCAGATTCTCGGGGATTTGGTCTTACAAGAAATGGCCACGATTTTGAAGGCTTTCTCGCGGGAAGAAGATATCGTTGCCAGAACGAACGATGATGAGTTCGCGATCGCGTTTCCGCACTGTAGCGAACTGGATGCGCTCGCCAAGGTCGATCGTCTTCGACAACGTGTCGAGTCGGCGAATCCGGGCGGTGTTCCGGTGACTGCCAGCTTTGGTGTCGCCAGCCTTCCCCTGACCTTTCCCTGTGATTTTGAGGACCTGTTCTCAGCCGCTGATCGTGCGATGACGCAGGCCAAATCAGATGGTCACAACCGTGTCGTAAGTAGCGAACTCGTCCCCTCCGATTCCGGCCTCCTCAAAGTTGTGCTGACTCAACGCATGGCTTCGTAA
- a CDS encoding transporter substrate-binding domain-containing protein encodes MNILRIAWKTALVLLLLAICCVVVRTPPMTYAENHAQEPNSILKNVLKQGTLEIGVSLFTPWTLRDAKGELVGFDIDVAKQLAKDLGVQPKFHVLDWEDILPALLHRKIDIIIAGMVITPARALKVNFSQPYVESGIGLATNIELTRSFSHIKDLNRSQVTLAAVTGTVADELARRIFPKANVQTFTTSEQAKNAVTKGTVHGYIEHEPLPTFLTIDYPGKVDQPLSKPLLTTKAGFAINKGDADFINFLNAWITAREADTWLASAHKYWFQSLEWRTELGVKE; translated from the coding sequence ATGAACATTCTTCGAATAGCCTGGAAAACCGCTCTCGTATTGCTTCTTTTGGCCATATGTTGTGTCGTGGTTCGTACCCCGCCGATGACGTATGCGGAGAATCACGCACAGGAGCCGAACAGTATCCTAAAAAATGTGCTCAAACAGGGCACATTGGAAATTGGCGTCTCGTTATTCACGCCCTGGACGTTACGAGACGCGAAAGGAGAGCTCGTTGGCTTCGATATTGACGTCGCCAAACAATTGGCCAAGGACTTAGGCGTTCAGCCAAAATTTCACGTCCTTGATTGGGAAGACATTCTACCGGCCCTCCTGCACAGGAAAATAGACATCATTATCGCCGGAATGGTCATTACCCCCGCAAGAGCGCTCAAAGTGAATTTCAGTCAACCCTACGTCGAATCGGGAATCGGACTGGCCACGAATATTGAATTAACCAGGTCATTTTCTCATATCAAAGACCTGAACCGCTCACAGGTCACCCTCGCCGCGGTCACGGGGACAGTGGCTGATGAGTTAGCCCGTCGGATCTTCCCGAAAGCGAACGTTCAGACATTTACGACGAGCGAACAGGCGAAAAACGCGGTGACCAAGGGAACGGTCCATGGATATATCGAACATGAGCCACTCCCAACCTTCCTCACCATAGATTATCCAGGGAAAGTCGATCAACCGTTATCCAAACCCCTCCTGACCACGAAAGCGGGCTTTGCCATCAATAAAGGCGATGCTGATTTCATTAATTTTTTGAATGCGTGGATTACGGCACGTGAAGCCGATACCTGGTTAGCCTCCGCTCATAAGTACTGGTTTCAATCCCTCGAGTGGAGAACAGAACTCGGTGTGAAAGAATGA
- a CDS encoding cobyric acid synthase, which translates to MNEQQNTKIRARAFAILGTGSDVGKSLVTAGLCRLFFRAGVRVAPFKAQNMALNSFVTPEGGEMGRAQVLQAQACGLKPHVDMNPILLKPEADCRSQVIVQGKVWNTQDAQTYFRKKSDLMKIVEESYERLARRYEVLMIEGAGSAAEMNLRERDLVNWPVVNMADASVILVADIDRGGVFAQIIGTMDLLASEERRRVIGFVINKFRGDVTLFEDGVRMIEERTGVPVLGVLPYLKGLDLDQEDSVVVDRYASSPFGSDMVNVAVLLLPHMSNFTDFNPLAAEPDVVLRYVRHPKDLDGADVVILPGSKTTMTDFAYVQQEGFQEAIAKRLSHGVEVVGICGGFQMLGQQIRDPQGVEGGGTIDGFGLLDLTTELLPEKKTIQVTARPLHDNIGGACVVEGYEIHMGVTTGACLRSCFHVTSRNESQFDGYMRDDGLVWGTYIHGLFDRPGFRRLWLNRIRVRKNLQELDITISEAVSQRLSQEIDRWADHVETHLNVDPLFSHMKLKPQCVIECGLSRKGCSHGEV; encoded by the coding sequence ATGAATGAACAGCAAAATACCAAAATCCGGGCACGAGCCTTCGCGATATTAGGGACCGGCTCGGATGTCGGGAAAAGTCTTGTCACAGCCGGCCTATGTCGTCTGTTCTTTCGCGCCGGCGTGCGGGTTGCGCCCTTTAAGGCTCAAAATATGGCATTAAACTCCTTTGTCACTCCTGAAGGCGGTGAGATGGGACGAGCGCAAGTGCTGCAAGCCCAAGCCTGCGGGCTGAAGCCCCATGTCGATATGAATCCTATTTTGCTGAAGCCAGAAGCGGATTGCCGCTCACAGGTGATCGTGCAAGGAAAAGTGTGGAACACACAAGATGCGCAAACATACTTCCGGAAGAAGTCAGATCTGATGAAGATCGTGGAGGAGAGTTACGAACGGTTAGCCCGGCGCTATGAAGTCCTCATGATTGAAGGAGCCGGGAGTGCGGCCGAGATGAATCTTCGAGAACGGGATCTCGTCAATTGGCCAGTCGTGAACATGGCCGATGCGTCGGTGATTCTCGTGGCTGACATTGATCGTGGCGGCGTGTTCGCACAAATCATCGGAACGATGGATTTGCTTGCTTCAGAGGAACGCCGCCGGGTTATCGGGTTTGTCATCAATAAATTCCGGGGCGATGTCACGTTATTTGAAGACGGCGTGAGAATGATCGAAGAACGGACTGGTGTTCCTGTCCTGGGTGTGCTTCCGTATCTGAAAGGACTTGACCTCGATCAAGAAGACAGCGTTGTCGTAGATCGGTATGCCTCATCACCATTTGGTTCCGACATGGTCAATGTGGCCGTGTTGCTGTTGCCGCATATGAGTAACTTTACGGATTTTAACCCGCTCGCGGCGGAGCCGGATGTCGTCCTTCGTTATGTCCGTCATCCCAAAGACCTTGATGGGGCCGATGTCGTCATTCTTCCCGGTTCCAAAACCACCATGACCGATTTTGCGTATGTACAGCAGGAGGGCTTTCAGGAAGCTATCGCCAAGAGACTTTCCCATGGCGTGGAAGTCGTGGGTATTTGCGGAGGGTTTCAGATGCTGGGGCAACAGATACGCGACCCTCAAGGAGTCGAAGGCGGTGGCACGATAGACGGTTTCGGTCTTTTGGATCTGACGACTGAACTCCTTCCTGAGAAAAAGACGATTCAGGTCACCGCACGACCGTTGCATGACAACATCGGGGGAGCGTGTGTGGTGGAGGGGTATGAAATCCATATGGGGGTGACGACGGGAGCCTGTCTTCGATCATGTTTCCACGTCACTTCCAGGAATGAATCCCAATTTGATGGGTATATGCGGGATGACGGCCTTGTTTGGGGAACCTATATCCATGGCCTGTTTGACCGGCCAGGCTTTCGCCGGCTGTGGCTGAACCGGATACGAGTACGTAAGAACCTGCAAGAGCTTGATATCACGATTTCGGAGGCGGTCTCTCAAAGATTATCTCAAGAGATAGATCGCTGGGCCGATCATGTGGAAACGCACCTTAATGTTGATCCACTCTTTTCTCATATGAAGCTCAAACCGCAATGCGTCATTGAATGCGGGCTGAGTCGGAAAGGATGTTCTCATGGCGAGGTTTGA
- a CDS encoding N-acetylmuramoyl-L-alanine amidase: MARFEILPDLMFVDRQGWGAKNSFPRLGHRVPRTKRTHVIIHHTVVTDRSDTSPVVWETLREVYRNMRRLQTIRPDLGNDVPYNFVVYLMAKKKGMVICEGRGEDRSGAHTKGHNTEGIGVAFAGDFEDETVAGIEVSRRLFLLSGFLGWLKHDPSHPDYGMYPAMKNLGVMRPSDRAVYFHQDFKSTACPGKRAIPHLAQLAFINPKDF, encoded by the coding sequence ATGGCGAGGTTTGAAATACTTCCAGACTTGATGTTCGTCGACCGTCAGGGGTGGGGAGCCAAAAACTCTTTTCCAAGGCTGGGGCACCGTGTTCCTCGAACAAAGCGGACACATGTGATTATTCATCATACGGTGGTCACCGATCGAAGCGATACTTCACCCGTCGTGTGGGAAACGCTACGGGAAGTGTACCGAAATATGCGTCGATTGCAGACGATTCGTCCGGACTTGGGGAACGATGTGCCTTATAACTTCGTCGTCTATTTGATGGCCAAGAAGAAGGGAATGGTGATCTGCGAAGGGCGGGGCGAGGATCGATCCGGCGCTCACACCAAAGGCCATAATACCGAGGGTATTGGTGTGGCATTCGCTGGTGATTTCGAGGATGAAACGGTGGCTGGAATTGAAGTGAGCAGACGCTTGTTCTTGCTCTCCGGGTTTCTCGGGTGGCTCAAGCATGATCCTAGTCATCCGGATTATGGGATGTATCCTGCGATGAAAAACCTTGGCGTGATGCGTCCATCTGACCGGGCTGTGTATTTTCACCAGGACTTTAAGAGCACGGCCTGTCCCGGGAAGCGCGCGATTCCCCATCTCGCGCAGTTGGCATTTATCAACCCAAAAGATTTTTAA
- a CDS encoding cobalamin-binding protein, giving the protein MNKRRQQGILTGMPFMANVAPRTFIDDMGRKLFLAKHPKRIISLAPSITEMLYAIGSGGEIVGVTEFCNFPEEVKTKPKVGYAQPNIESIVSLQPDLILAPKSFVRVDLLKKLEQLKIPTFILEAHTVEEIMAHIKLLGRMVGRSDAANEQTTALRKQISELSDRLKGRTRPRILYVLNSDPLITVGPGSFIHHLIELAGGQNVAERTATPYPRLAMEEVLRQNPEVLLFPVGRFEGIPPAEQDQWKRWTTLTAVKEGKLFQVESDLLNRPGPRIIQALRQLVSLLHPDVLQDDRVAVER; this is encoded by the coding sequence ATGAACAAACGTCGCCAACAAGGAATTTTGACTGGCATGCCGTTTATGGCGAATGTGGCGCCCCGGACGTTTATTGACGACATGGGCCGGAAGCTGTTTCTGGCCAAGCATCCCAAGCGGATTATTTCTCTTGCCCCCAGTATTACCGAGATGTTGTATGCCATTGGGTCCGGTGGGGAAATTGTTGGCGTGACGGAATTTTGCAATTTTCCTGAGGAAGTCAAAACGAAGCCCAAAGTGGGGTATGCTCAGCCGAATATTGAATCGATAGTCTCGCTCCAACCCGATTTGATCTTAGCCCCAAAATCGTTCGTGCGCGTCGATCTTTTAAAGAAATTAGAGCAACTGAAGATTCCGACTTTTATCCTTGAAGCTCATACGGTTGAAGAGATCATGGCGCATATCAAGCTGTTGGGACGGATGGTGGGACGCTCCGATGCGGCAAATGAGCAAACGACGGCCTTGCGTAAACAAATATCTGAACTTTCTGACCGTCTGAAAGGACGAACGCGGCCTCGAATACTCTATGTATTGAACTCTGACCCGCTGATCACGGTCGGACCAGGAAGCTTCATCCACCATTTGATTGAATTAGCCGGTGGGCAAAATGTCGCCGAGCGGACGGCGACACCGTATCCGCGCCTCGCGATGGAAGAAGTCTTGCGGCAAAACCCTGAAGTCCTGTTGTTCCCTGTCGGTCGATTTGAGGGCATTCCACCAGCCGAACAAGATCAATGGAAACGCTGGACCACCCTCACGGCCGTCAAAGAGGGAAAGCTTTTTCAAGTCGAGAGCGACTTGCTGAATCGTCCGGGGCCGCGAATCATTCAAGCGTTAAGGCAATTGGTCAGCTTGCTCCACCCCGATGTGTTACAGGACGATCGGGTGGCCGTTGAGAGATGA
- a CDS encoding iron ABC transporter permease, producing the protein MACLRYGTQVIEFSTIVKVFTQVILDRAVSSGETDLTQTILLDVRLPRLLLAFCVGGSLAAVGVSLQALLRNPLADPSVLGISSGAALGAAVALLFGAGASVWSLSSLPICAFLGAVVALLIIYRIAATHYGFSIYTLLLAGVVLSMIFSALITFLTSIADPNRAFGMMAWLLGSLTGPDYPTLMVLILYLGVGLCVLGSQAQSLNLLTLGEEAARSLGVEVERVKKLVFFATALMTGAVVAFSGVIGFVGLIVPHAVRLAIGADHRLLLPIASLTGGTFLMVVDTVARTVLSPAEIPVGVVTALVGGPVFLYLLMNRRAQLIT; encoded by the coding sequence ATGGCTTGTCTTCGGTATGGCACGCAAGTCATCGAGTTCTCGACCATCGTGAAGGTCTTCACGCAGGTTATACTAGATCGTGCGGTGAGTAGTGGGGAAACTGACCTGACACAGACGATTCTGCTGGATGTTCGGCTCCCCCGTCTTCTCTTAGCCTTTTGTGTCGGGGGAAGTCTGGCGGCCGTTGGCGTCTCGCTTCAGGCTCTTCTGCGAAACCCGTTGGCAGATCCGTCGGTGCTCGGTATTTCCAGTGGGGCGGCCCTGGGGGCAGCGGTGGCCCTCCTGTTCGGAGCGGGTGCCTCGGTGTGGAGTTTATCATCTCTTCCCATTTGCGCCTTTCTTGGAGCTGTGGTAGCACTCTTGATCATTTATCGGATTGCCGCGACACACTATGGATTTTCGATTTATACCCTATTGTTGGCAGGCGTCGTCCTGAGCATGATTTTTTCTGCGCTCATTACGTTTCTCACCAGTATCGCTGACCCGAATCGCGCATTCGGCATGATGGCCTGGTTGCTGGGCTCACTGACCGGGCCTGATTATCCGACTCTTATGGTTTTGATCTTGTATCTTGGCGTTGGCCTCTGTGTGCTGGGTTCTCAGGCTCAGTCATTGAATCTCTTAACCCTCGGCGAGGAAGCCGCACGCTCTCTCGGAGTCGAAGTGGAACGAGTCAAGAAACTGGTGTTCTTCGCGACGGCCTTGATGACTGGAGCTGTCGTGGCTTTTAGCGGTGTCATCGGATTTGTGGGGCTCATTGTCCCACATGCCGTACGTTTGGCAATCGGGGCCGATCATCGTTTATTGCTCCCAATCGCCAGTTTGACAGGCGGAACCTTTCTCATGGTGGTTGATACGGTGGCCAGAACGGTCTTGAGCCCTGCGGAAATTCCAGTAGGCGTGGTCACTGCGCTCGTGGGGGGGCCGGTGTTTTTATATCTGTTAATGAATCGCCGGGCACAATTGATCACATGA
- a CDS encoding ABC transporter ATP-binding protein gives MRNRENVRTMPAMSVSNLTFRYPSRFVKNPEMVLTGINLSIEAGTILGILGPNGSGKSTLLKLLARVFSLQEGCIEFYGQDMQGLSQASIAKTVAFVPQETQQIFPFTIGEMVLMGRFPHHAGWGGWHWEDSEDQKIAERAMEDLDVAHLADRLITDVSGGERQRAIIARALTQEPRILLLDEPTAFLDLHHQLDIARILRRFNQDRGLTVVLVSHDLNLASQYCDQLLLLDRGQIVTTGTPEDVIRPEVLEQVYGCEVLIDRHPQSGMPRVSLPM, from the coding sequence ATGAGAAATAGAGAAAACGTCAGAACCATGCCGGCGATGTCCGTCTCGAATCTCACGTTTCGGTATCCCTCTCGGTTTGTGAAGAATCCTGAAATGGTCTTGACCGGCATAAACCTGAGTATTGAGGCCGGGACCATCCTCGGTATTCTTGGTCCCAACGGTTCCGGGAAAAGTACCTTACTCAAATTGCTAGCTCGAGTATTCTCTCTTCAAGAAGGATGTATTGAATTCTACGGTCAAGACATGCAGGGGCTCTCGCAAGCCTCCATCGCCAAAACCGTGGCCTTTGTGCCACAGGAAACACAGCAAATTTTCCCCTTTACCATCGGCGAAATGGTCTTGATGGGCCGTTTTCCGCATCATGCCGGGTGGGGTGGCTGGCACTGGGAAGATTCTGAAGATCAGAAGATTGCGGAACGTGCGATGGAGGATCTTGATGTGGCGCATCTCGCTGATCGGCTCATCACCGATGTCTCGGGTGGTGAACGCCAGCGTGCGATTATCGCGCGGGCTCTCACTCAAGAACCCAGAATTTTACTCTTGGATGAACCGACGGCGTTTTTGGATCTGCATCATCAATTGGATATCGCGAGAATTCTTCGGCGATTCAATCAAGACCGTGGGCTCACGGTCGTTCTGGTTTCACATGATCTCAACTTAGCGAGTCAATACTGTGATCAATTGCTGCTTTTGGATCGGGGACAGATCGTGACAACAGGGACGCCGGAGGACGTGATTCGGCCTGAGGTCTTGGAACAGGTCTATGGGTGTGAGGTGTTAATCGATCGGCATCCGCAATCTGGAATGCCAAGGGTTTCGTTGCCAATGTAG
- a CDS encoding TonB-dependent receptor produces the protein MWLRDDQIRVVLRFFWVLPACVFFPCMVFAASEPDPEVIQKLEPVVVTDTKTPTPISEVTSAVEMITEEDIRRRNDRTLVDALGLSQGAAIFSTGGYGGTSTFRIRGGASGQTLVLIDGAIINSATLGEANFGTLTTDNIESITVLRGAQSMLYGSDAMGGVVDIRTKRGEGAPVARIFSEYGSFNSLREGGSFSGQMGPVDMSIALSRWDMAKFSSINYRRGAGERDAFRNWQGSSLIGMNLPWKGRLELAFRWVNQDIDIDNPSTFGGPFDVYKAKSTSRQYIYSGTYHQPMTDWWDQKITLSQARETGINQAGTNQMSIATGAMSVPPDFGNSDIRTKSNRIEWQSNFYIGKPVIVTVGYQFREQLGKNKGNFSEHVISSHAGFAQMQVKLFDRLFGTAGFRQDSHNTAGSKTTYRFTGGYLLKETGTKVRGSYATGFRTPDINELYFPNFGNPTLVPETSKNFDVAVDQTFLNKRVTISAGYFWSRYKQLIVTAFDPVGCAPFTIFGFCAQNVGKARAKGVETSLKILLIRELPFLKRLDFDGQYTYTSTRDLETGTRLARWPVHQASATLTYQPVEPLRVTGTFRYVGSRFSTTGNQSPLPHFYLFNLAATYQVNSHLEVYTRVENLADRKYEEVLFFGTPGRSIWGGVRVNFEIPVSSESDTNE, from the coding sequence ATGTGGTTGCGTGATGATCAAATTCGTGTGGTTTTACGGTTTTTCTGGGTTCTTCCTGCCTGTGTATTTTTTCCGTGCATGGTCTTTGCCGCGTCTGAGCCTGACCCCGAGGTGATTCAGAAGCTTGAGCCGGTTGTGGTAACCGACACAAAGACCCCGACGCCTATCAGTGAAGTCACGAGCGCAGTGGAGATGATCACAGAAGAGGACATTCGTCGACGGAATGATCGAACGCTGGTTGATGCGCTTGGGTTGAGTCAAGGTGCCGCGATCTTCTCCACGGGAGGATACGGGGGCACATCAACGTTTCGGATTCGCGGCGGAGCGTCTGGGCAAACCCTGGTCTTGATCGATGGCGCTATCATTAATAGCGCAACATTGGGTGAAGCCAATTTCGGGACGTTGACGACCGACAATATTGAATCCATTACCGTGCTCCGTGGCGCTCAAAGCATGTTGTATGGTTCGGACGCCATGGGAGGCGTAGTCGATATCCGGACGAAGCGAGGGGAAGGGGCGCCAGTCGCACGGATTTTCTCAGAGTATGGCTCGTTTAATTCTCTGCGTGAAGGAGGCAGTTTTTCAGGTCAGATGGGGCCAGTCGATATGTCGATTGCCTTATCCCGTTGGGATATGGCGAAGTTTTCTTCAATCAATTATCGGCGTGGGGCAGGCGAGCGTGATGCGTTTCGAAATTGGCAGGGATCTTCCCTCATCGGCATGAATCTGCCATGGAAGGGGCGATTGGAGTTGGCCTTCCGGTGGGTGAATCAAGATATCGATATCGATAATCCGAGTACCTTTGGCGGACCCTTTGATGTGTACAAAGCGAAGTCAACGAGCCGTCAGTATATCTACAGTGGTACCTATCATCAGCCAATGACCGATTGGTGGGACCAAAAAATTACATTGTCACAAGCTCGCGAAACCGGCATTAATCAAGCCGGGACGAATCAAATGAGCATCGCGACCGGGGCGATGAGTGTCCCGCCCGATTTCGGAAATTCTGATATTCGAACGAAAAGTAATCGCATTGAATGGCAAAGTAATTTTTATATTGGAAAACCAGTTATCGTAACGGTCGGGTATCAATTCCGTGAACAACTCGGCAAAAATAAAGGAAATTTTTCTGAGCATGTCATCTCCAGTCATGCCGGGTTCGCCCAGATGCAAGTGAAATTGTTCGACCGGCTATTCGGCACGGCCGGGTTTCGTCAAGACTCTCATAATACGGCCGGGTCGAAAACGACATACCGATTCACGGGCGGCTATTTGCTCAAAGAAACCGGGACCAAGGTTCGGGGAAGCTACGCAACCGGGTTTCGCACGCCTGATATCAATGAGCTCTACTTCCCAAATTTTGGGAATCCGACATTAGTGCCTGAAACCAGCAAAAATTTCGATGTAGCGGTCGATCAGACCTTCTTGAACAAGCGTGTCACGATAAGCGCCGGATATTTTTGGAGCCGGTATAAACAGTTGATCGTGACGGCGTTCGATCCGGTAGGCTGCGCGCCATTTACGATCTTTGGATTTTGTGCTCAGAATGTGGGGAAAGCCAGAGCCAAAGGTGTCGAGACGAGCCTCAAGATTCTTCTCATTCGAGAATTGCCGTTCCTGAAGCGGCTTGATTTCGATGGACAATATACCTATACCTCGACGCGTGATCTTGAGACCGGAACGCGATTGGCCCGATGGCCGGTGCATCAAGCGAGTGCGACGTTGACCTATCAACCGGTCGAACCGCTCAGAGTGACGGGAACCTTCCGATACGTTGGTTCGCGATTCAGTACGACGGGGAACCAAAGCCCGTTACCTCATTTTTACCTGTTTAATCTTGCGGCGACCTATCAGGTGAATAGCCACCTCGAAGTCTATACTCGTGTAGAAAATCTTGCAGACCGCAAATACGAAGAGGTCCTGTTTTTTGGCACGCCAGGTCGCTCGATCTGGGGGGGGGTGCGTGTCAACTTTGAAATACCGGTGTCGTCCGAGTCAGATACGAACGAATAA
- the cobO gene encoding cob(I)yrinic acid a,c-diamide adenosyltransferase translates to MSDQDHQSRMQRLKASVDRRIEAAQEEKGLLIVYTGAGKGKTTAALGMAMRSVGHGMRVAVVQFIKGAIDTAEERILKGFGERVTFLRMGEGYTWETQDRERDKQFAQEAWRTVLTILHDERYGMVILDELNIAIHHEYVTLQQVLDGLNERPPMMHVVITGRGAKNELIEAADLVSEMKMIKHPFRKGVKAQKGVEF, encoded by the coding sequence ATGTCTGACCAAGATCATCAGTCACGAATGCAACGACTAAAAGCCTCAGTTGATCGGCGGATTGAAGCCGCGCAAGAAGAAAAGGGCTTGCTGATCGTGTATACGGGAGCGGGGAAAGGCAAAACCACTGCTGCACTCGGTATGGCCATGCGAAGCGTGGGGCATGGGATGCGTGTTGCCGTCGTGCAGTTTATCAAAGGGGCGATCGATACGGCGGAAGAACGCATTTTGAAAGGTTTTGGTGAACGAGTCACGTTTCTCCGCATGGGAGAAGGCTATACATGGGAAACGCAGGACCGGGAACGCGACAAGCAATTTGCGCAAGAGGCATGGAGAACCGTTCTCACAATCTTGCATGATGAGCGGTATGGCATGGTCATTCTCGATGAATTGAACATTGCCATCCATCACGAGTACGTCACTCTTCAGCAAGTGTTGGATGGCCTCAATGAACGTCCTCCGATGATGCATGTCGTGATTACCGGGCGTGGGGCGAAGAATGAGCTGATCGAAGCGGCTGACCTTGTCTCGGAAATGAAGATGATCAAGCATCCGTTTCGAAAGGGAGTGAAAGCACAGAAAGGTGTGGAGTTTTAA
- the bluB gene encoding 5,6-dimethylbenzimidazole synthase translates to MFSTIERDAVYRAIFERRDVRRDFLSKSIPKTTLHRILNASHHAGSVGFMQPWDFLVIRDSGTKQAVKRLFLQANEEAARRYRGAKATLYRGLNLEGIEEAPINLCVTCTRQRGGPHVLGRSTIRETDLYSTCCAIQNLWLAARAEGIGIGWVSILDYEALKKLVGIPRPVKLVAYLCMGYVKEFSSHPELEKAGWRKRLPLDQLVHYETWGRTYSNGNGKRAAKRS, encoded by the coding sequence ATGTTTTCCACGATAGAACGTGATGCAGTCTATCGCGCGATCTTTGAACGTCGTGATGTCCGACGAGACTTTCTCTCGAAATCCATACCCAAAACGACATTACACAGAATTCTCAACGCGTCTCATCATGCGGGCTCCGTCGGGTTCATGCAGCCGTGGGATTTTCTCGTGATTCGCGACTCAGGCACCAAACAAGCGGTCAAGCGATTGTTTCTGCAGGCGAATGAAGAGGCGGCGCGGCGGTATCGTGGAGCGAAAGCCACATTGTACCGTGGCCTCAATCTGGAAGGTATCGAGGAAGCCCCTATCAATCTTTGTGTGACCTGCACCAGGCAGCGCGGCGGTCCGCACGTGCTGGGACGATCAACCATCCGTGAGACCGATTTGTACAGCACGTGCTGTGCCATTCAAAACCTCTGGTTGGCGGCCAGGGCCGAGGGAATCGGAATCGGCTGGGTGAGTATCTTGGATTATGAGGCATTAAAAAAACTGGTGGGTATTCCACGGCCCGTCAAGCTCGTAGCTTATTTGTGCATGGGGTATGTCAAAGAATTTTCTTCTCATCCAGAATTGGAGAAGGCCGGCTGGCGAAAACGATTGCCGCTCGACCAATTAGTGCATTATGAGACGTGGGGCCGAACATATAGCAATGGCAATGGAAAGAGAGCTGCGAAACGGTCATGA